The Desulfoscipio gibsoniae DSM 7213 genome contains a region encoding:
- a CDS encoding CPBP family intramembrane glutamic endopeptidase, which translates to MTIEKYRHPILFYSLATIIPWLFWFAAGYLSHITPSSNFYVTVSSILAFLGLLSPMIIAFSLMLPDQELRRDLFNRFFSTRKIKPIYLFLTLFLMLISILLAQAISLLFGYSVDQFKLSSGSFTAGIFSVWFILIIAPILEELAWHTYGTDCLRQRFSLFKTSLIFAIFWAFWHFPLSGIKGYYHANLVESWIYSLNFAVSLIPYVLLMNWLYYKTDRNILVAIVFHISAGFFNEIFLTHPDSKIIQTILLLVFTVFIVIKERDFFFKRDILLD; encoded by the coding sequence ATGACCATTGAAAAATATCGTCACCCCATTCTTTTTTACAGCTTAGCTACAATAATTCCATGGTTATTTTGGTTTGCGGCGGGATATTTAAGCCATATTACGCCAAGTAGTAACTTCTATGTAACGGTATCTAGCATACTTGCTTTCCTTGGCTTGTTAAGCCCAATGATAATCGCTTTTTCCTTGATGCTTCCGGATCAAGAACTGCGTCGTGACCTTTTTAATCGGTTTTTTAGTACTAGGAAGATAAAACCAATTTATCTTTTCTTAACACTTTTTCTGATGCTTATAAGTATTCTTCTTGCTCAAGCTATCTCTTTACTTTTTGGCTATAGTGTAGATCAATTTAAGTTGTCCAGTGGCTCATTTACAGCCGGTATATTTTCTGTATGGTTTATTCTAATAATCGCCCCCATTTTAGAGGAGTTAGCATGGCATACTTATGGTACGGATTGTTTGCGTCAACGCTTTAGTCTTTTCAAGACATCTTTAATTTTTGCAATCTTTTGGGCTTTTTGGCATTTCCCACTTAGCGGAATAAAAGGGTATTACCATGCTAATTTAGTAGAGTCCTGGATTTATTCCTTGAATTTTGCTGTCAGTCTAATCCCTTATGTTTTATTGATGAACTGGCTTTATTACAAAACAGACCGAAACATCCTTGTAGCCATTGTGTTTCATATATCAGCAGGATTTTTCAATGAGATTTTCTTAACACATCCGGATAGCAAAATCATACAAACCATACTTCTCCTAGTTTTTACAGTTTTCATAGTTATTAAGGAACGTGACTTCTTTTTTAAACGTGATATTCTTTTGGATTAA
- a CDS encoding DUF4868 domain-containing protein, which yields MLKDRILHVINNMFQNTEYGFEAFVIMKNDNTLKRLVLFEGNPSNLSGQASENFKEKVNTTIAEFIKEKYLADDAEYEPVENIADNQNKFYVIEQTDQYRPFDILNTPINNLQTFNMTDRDNALGLLFMFRRGDNKIWGYQHIYTVTIPNKLRKNWLSIQQAETFKEMILPLFPIAKKVNLIIIGQEITTKDISLMQRQFGFETYIRNSAQTVIGDVSEIGLFENIEKLSSYVERSKLTYAKKMMRIRHSAVLRMSSEQLLNKVQTLPRWSGKFVIENNRIVLKTYNHVENLIDLLDERYTRSDVTGEEYSTDVKRLAPPIEQN from the coding sequence ATGCTAAAAGATAGAATTTTGCACGTAATAAATAATATGTTTCAAAATACTGAATATGGATTCGAAGCATTTGTTATTATGAAAAATGATAATACTTTAAAACGTCTAGTATTGTTTGAGGGAAACCCATCAAACTTGTCAGGTCAAGCTTCTGAAAATTTTAAAGAAAAGGTAAATACCACTATAGCGGAATTTATTAAAGAAAAATATTTAGCGGATGATGCCGAATACGAACCGGTAGAAAACATAGCCGATAATCAAAATAAATTTTACGTAATAGAGCAAACCGACCAGTATAGGCCTTTTGACATACTAAATACGCCTATTAATAATTTACAAACATTTAATATGACAGACCGAGATAATGCCCTGGGACTCTTGTTTATGTTTAGACGTGGTGATAACAAGATTTGGGGATATCAGCACATATATACAGTAACAATTCCTAATAAGTTAAGAAAAAATTGGCTATCTATTCAACAAGCTGAAACGTTTAAAGAAATGATTCTACCACTATTTCCGATTGCTAAGAAAGTGAATTTAATAATTATTGGACAAGAAATTACCACCAAAGATATTTCATTAATGCAACGTCAATTTGGATTTGAAACATATATTAGGAATTCAGCTCAGACCGTTATCGGGGATGTTAGTGAAATAGGATTGTTTGAAAATATTGAAAAACTGTCATCGTATGTGGAAAGAAGCAAACTAACATATGCTAAAAAGATGATGAGGATTAGGCACTCTGCAGTACTTAGAATGTCCTCTGAACAGTTGCTAAATAAAGTTCAAACATTACCTCGATGGTCAGGCAAATTCGTAATTGAAAACAATAGAATTGTTTTAAAGACATATAATCATGTGGAAAATCTAATTGATTTGCTTGATGAAAGATATACTCGTTCTGATGTTACGGGTGAAGAATATAGTACAGACGTCAAAAGACTGGCGCCACCGATAGAACAAAATTAA
- a CDS encoding nuclear transport factor 2 family protein, translating to MNQAQIIACEERLRKAMLSSNVEVLNELIADDLLFVNQSGQIISKEADIEVHRSGNLKITKIDILEQKIRQMEKSAVTVTRVSISGTFGTESFVGELCYTRVWEYRMGNWKVVSAHCSTVT from the coding sequence GTGAATCAAGCCCAAATTATTGCTTGTGAGGAACGCCTTCGAAAAGCAATGCTGTCCAGTAATGTGGAAGTGCTGAATGAACTGATTGCTGACGATCTTCTCTTCGTTAATCAATCTGGACAGATTATTTCAAAAGAAGCAGATATTGAAGTTCATCGTTCTGGTAACTTGAAAATAACCAAAATTGATATATTGGAACAAAAAATAAGACAGATGGAAAAGTCGGCCGTAACCGTTACAAGAGTGTCTATATCCGGTACTTTCGGAACAGAATCATTCGTGGGAGAGCTCTGTTATACACGTGTCTGGGAGTATCGTATGGGGAATTGGAAAGTTGTCTCCGCCCATTGCAGTACGGTTACGTAG
- a CDS encoding IS5 family transposase, which produces MFRKVENQYYLEEFILPFEGKLRADNRWVKLAKIIPWESIEERYANLFPSNRGQLAKPVRMALGALIIKEKCGYSDRETVEQITENPYLQYFIGLREYQDRPPFDSSLMVHFRKRFGSETLKDINEEICRAAKKAEEQKKDDDNKPKPPSGGKKTHAKEPNSPESKASSFEVYPANKGKLILDATCAPADIRYPTDLSLLNEAREKLDNIIDLVHKTLGKPGRRPRTYRQIARKAYLNIVHNRKPGKKAIRKAIGKQLRYVRRNLSAVDRLLAMAGDSHGLSQKQQDTLRTIRMVYEQQLHMYTYRKHKINDRIVSISQPHVRPIVRGKATADVEFGAKVAISMVDGYAFVETLSWDAFNEGVTLQESVEYYRQKYGYYPEAVQADKIYRNRENLRFCDRYNIRLSGPRLGRPLIDKVLQKEQRRIERQDASERNAVEAKFGEGKRRYGLARIMARLKETAESVICLQFLVMNLEHKLRVLLFFFMRRLFRYNLGCQEPSLYCFN; this is translated from the coding sequence ATGTTCCGTAAAGTGGAAAACCAATATTATCTTGAAGAATTTATATTGCCTTTTGAAGGCAAATTAAGAGCTGATAACCGCTGGGTAAAACTAGCTAAAATTATCCCCTGGGAAAGCATCGAAGAACGCTATGCCAATCTTTTTCCCAGCAACCGTGGACAGTTGGCTAAACCCGTCAGAATGGCCCTTGGTGCCTTAATCATTAAAGAGAAATGTGGCTATAGTGACCGTGAAACAGTGGAGCAGATCACTGAGAATCCGTACTTACAATACTTCATCGGTCTAAGGGAATACCAGGATCGGCCGCCATTTGATTCTTCACTAATGGTCCACTTTCGTAAGCGTTTTGGCTCTGAAACCCTAAAAGATATCAACGAAGAAATCTGTCGTGCCGCCAAGAAAGCGGAAGAGCAAAAGAAGGACGATGACAACAAGCCTAAACCGCCTTCAGGTGGCAAAAAAACGCACGCGAAAGAACCAAATAGCCCAGAAAGCAAAGCATCTTCTTTTGAGGTATATCCAGCAAACAAAGGCAAACTCATCTTGGATGCCACCTGCGCCCCGGCAGACATACGCTACCCCACTGACTTATCCTTGCTTAACGAAGCTAGGGAGAAGTTGGATAACATTATCGATCTCGTGCACAAGACTCTTGGTAAGCCAGGTAGAAGACCACGTACTTATCGTCAAATAGCTCGTAAAGCCTACCTTAACATTGTTCACAACAGAAAGCCTGGTAAAAAAGCTATCCGAAAAGCCATCGGCAAGCAGCTGCGCTATGTGAGGCGCAACCTAAGTGCTGTAGACCGCCTACTAGCTATGGCCGGTGATAGTCATGGTCTGAGTCAGAAACAACAGGATACATTGCGCACCATACGTATGGTCTATGAACAACAACTCCATATGTATACCTACCGCAAACACAAGATAAATGATCGCATTGTAAGCATCAGCCAGCCGCATGTGCGTCCCATTGTCCGAGGTAAGGCCACGGCTGATGTCGAGTTCGGCGCGAAAGTCGCTATCAGTATGGTAGATGGCTACGCCTTCGTGGAAACGCTGAGTTGGGATGCCTTCAATGAAGGAGTAACCTTGCAAGAATCGGTGGAATATTACCGCCAAAAGTACGGGTACTACCCTGAAGCCGTTCAAGCCGACAAAATATACCGGAATAGGGAAAACCTGCGCTTCTGCGATAGATATAACATACGGCTCAGTGGACCACGGCTAGGAAGACCACTGATTGATAAAGTGCTACAGAAAGAGCAGAGACGCATAGAACGGCAAGATGCCAGCGAACGCAATGCTGTAGAAGCCAAATTTGGAGAAGGCAAGCGTCGCTATGGTTTGGCACGTATTATGGCACGTCTAAAAGAGACCGCTGAAAGCGTGATCTGCTTGCAGTTCCTAGTGATGAACTTGGAGCATAAACTCCGTGTTCTTTTGTTCTTTTTTATGCGGCGTCTGTTTCGGTATAATCTGGGTTGTCAGGAACCGTCATTATACTGTTTTAATTAA
- a CDS encoding flavodoxin family protein, with translation MRILVLNGSPRKNGTVANLLKSVVEGISNRHEVEWINVYELKIKPCIACMKCRSNQECTLPQDDAHIVGRKIRDADGLIVGTPTHWGNMSAQLKLLFDRNVPVFMGEKPNGMPYPRQKGKPAVILTACSTPWPFNYIAAESRGAIRAVNEVLHYGGYRLIGKIVKSGTKTRPLISKRLLKKSKIIGNRF, from the coding sequence ATGCGTATCTTAGTTTTAAACGGTAGTCCACGTAAAAACGGAACAGTTGCTAATCTCCTAAAAAGCGTTGTTGAAGGTATTTCTAATAGACATGAGGTGGAATGGATTAATGTATATGAGCTAAAAATTAAGCCTTGTATTGCATGCATGAAGTGCCGGTCAAACCAAGAATGTACCTTACCACAAGACGATGCCCATATAGTTGGGCGTAAAATAAGGGATGCTGATGGTTTAATAGTGGGCACACCAACGCACTGGGGAAATATGAGTGCTCAACTCAAACTTTTATTTGATAGGAATGTGCCAGTGTTTATGGGGGAAAAACCAAACGGAATGCCTTACCCACGCCAAAAGGGAAAGCCAGCGGTTATATTAACTGCTTGTAGTACTCCTTGGCCATTCAATTATATTGCAGCCGAAAGCAGAGGAGCAATTAGAGCTGTAAATGAAGTATTACATTATGGAGGATACAGGCTTATTGGTAAGATCGTAAAATCAGGAACTAAAACAAGGCCGCTAATTTCCAAGAGACTATTAAAAAAATCTAAAATCATTGGAAACAGGTTTTAG
- a CDS encoding DUF3231 family protein, producing MILPFMNKKIKNKHYDVGVAEVHYLWHMVKAKYDFLQLLDIWLNQVHDRELHALIKMYAAEIRGDIKTWEDQLRKFSVRGPDSYIPGVDTVCNPQLVHDQLIATELFTFAQEHIEMLIKAFRSSTTNDDINTLFMNGTKKAVDRFSLFCKYVKAKGWIGKQPLFQNRPGDAGEELCAGEAHHLWDHLTYRNDNIEMTQTFITFAKDGDFKLFLERGMQVLLKQARMLEKELVHFRVPLPNRPPNVMPWTATTMLMDDDNMFRWVFQGIQGALSMHAQALIECTHNDRIRNIFEELLFSELEILASAIKYGKLKGWLNPSLHYGALRT from the coding sequence TTGATTCTACCGTTCATGAACAAAAAGATCAAGAATAAGCATTACGATGTGGGAGTAGCAGAGGTGCACTACCTGTGGCACATGGTGAAAGCAAAATATGATTTCCTTCAACTCCTTGATATCTGGTTAAACCAGGTCCATGACAGGGAATTGCACGCATTGATCAAGATGTACGCCGCGGAAATCCGGGGCGATATCAAGACATGGGAGGACCAACTGAGAAAGTTCAGCGTTCGCGGGCCGGACAGCTACATCCCGGGTGTCGATACAGTATGCAACCCTCAGTTGGTTCACGATCAGCTCATTGCCACCGAGTTATTTACTTTTGCCCAGGAACACATTGAAATGCTTATCAAGGCCTTTCGGTCTTCGACTACAAACGACGATATCAATACTCTCTTTATGAATGGAACGAAGAAAGCAGTTGACAGGTTTAGTCTCTTTTGCAAATACGTCAAAGCCAAAGGATGGATCGGCAAACAGCCTCTTTTTCAGAATCGCCCCGGGGATGCCGGAGAGGAATTGTGCGCGGGAGAAGCTCATCACCTGTGGGACCACCTGACCTACCGGAACGATAATATTGAGATGACGCAAACCTTCATCACCTTTGCTAAAGACGGTGATTTTAAGCTGTTCCTGGAAAGAGGTATGCAGGTACTTTTGAAACAAGCGAGGATGCTTGAAAAGGAGCTTGTCCACTTCAGAGTTCCCCTGCCAAACAGGCCCCCCAATGTGATGCCGTGGACAGCCACCACCATGTTGATGGATGATGACAACATGTTTAGATGGGTTTTCCAGGGAATCCAAGGCGCACTGTCGATGCACGCCCAGGCGCTCATAGAGTGCACGCACAATGACCGGATCAGAAACATTTTTGAGGAATTGCTCTTTAGCGAATTAGAGATACTGGCGTCAGCGATTAAATACGGTAAGTTGAAAGGGTGGCTGAACCCGAGTCTCCACTACGGAGCACTGCGGACTTAA
- a CDS encoding EAL domain-containing protein, whose amino-acid sequence MIKRISIGIVMVDGSLDNQKLLSLADTALYAAKEWGRNRFAFAGSEKDPINRLTETNQLVGLVKSTLKEDRFVLYFQSVVRVGDGKIIHHEALIRLQDKNGQTISPGRFIPVAERFGLMSQIDLWVVQSSLTLD is encoded by the coding sequence TTGATCAAACGGATCAGTATTGGTATTGTCATGGTTGACGGTTCTTTAGATAATCAAAAACTTCTCTCTCTCGCGGATACTGCCCTTTATGCAGCTAAGGAATGGGGCCGGAACAGGTTTGCCTTTGCCGGGTCCGAAAAAGATCCGATAAACAGGCTTACTGAAACCAACCAGTTGGTTGGGTTGGTTAAGAGTACCTTAAAAGAAGACCGGTTTGTGCTTTATTTTCAATCAGTGGTTAGAGTAGGTGACGGAAAAATTATTCATCACGAAGCCCTGATTCGACTCCAAGATAAGAACGGGCAGACAATCTCTCCCGGCAGGTTTATACCTGTTGCCGAACGTTTTGGCTTAATGTCTCAAATAGATCTCTGGGTGGTTCAATCATCCTTGACTCTTGATTGA
- a CDS encoding phosphoenolpyruvate synthase: MNAYVLGFQDIDRTKLMVVGGKGLNLGELSRIEGIRVPEGFCVTTKAYKRMIGPNQEFNILLDQLSALKVDDRESTGAISGKIRKVIEGIEIPRDIEEEIICHLAKLGEEHAYAVRSSATAEDLPLASFAGQQDTYLNIKGKDAILRHISKCWASLFTDRAVIYRMQNGFDHRKVYLSVVVQRMVFPQVSGIMFTADPVTSNRKVLSIDAGFGLGEALVSGLVNPDIYKLREGRIVDKKISTKKLAVYALEKGGTEEREIELVRQHERALTDEQVLRLEGMGRKIEAYFGCPQDIEWCLADDASVGDIHTLGTFLRRRCVHFPLKEVCPLSFFIVQSRPITTLFPVPENDGRMRVYVSLGHQQMMTDAIKPLGMSFFQLLAGDFPMHKAGGRLFWEVTHDLASPVGRKIVLSTMGKSDPLTVNAINSLMQRKDFLASLPCGKRSISMRTEGMSWAMPVEALRIYRKNDAAVVQDLIARSEASIRDLRQRIANISGDELFAFIVQDRKRLKEIMYDPRGYGAIAVAVLVSGWINNKMEKWLGEKSVADTLTQSVPNNVTSEMGLALLDVADVVRQYPAVMEYFQHACDETFFEDLVKLEGGDAVSRSMRAYLEKYGMRCPGEIDITRTRWNEQPTALIPAILSNIKNFAPNASSVKFEQGRLEAEEKEQELLSRLEQLPGGKQKAKKTKRMISVLRNFIGYREYPKYGFIQRFWIYKQALLKEAARLVQKGVIREKEDIYYLSFEELREVVRTNRLDYSIITRRKEEYEVYEKLTPPRVMTSEGEVISGEFNTGNIPRGALPGIPVSAGTIEGRARVVLKMADADIEEGDILVTAFTDPSWTPVFVSVKGLVTEVGGLMTHGAVIAREYGLPAVVSVENATKLIRDGQRIRVNGTEGYVEVL; encoded by the coding sequence ATGAATGCATATGTACTTGGTTTCCAAGATATCGACAGAACAAAGCTCATGGTCGTCGGGGGCAAAGGCTTAAACCTGGGGGAGCTATCAAGGATTGAAGGGATACGGGTACCGGAGGGGTTTTGCGTCACCACCAAGGCGTACAAAAGAATGATCGGGCCGAACCAGGAGTTCAATATCTTGCTCGATCAACTATCAGCATTAAAGGTAGACGACAGGGAAAGCACCGGTGCCATCAGCGGCAAGATCCGTAAGGTCATCGAAGGGATAGAAATCCCCAGGGACATCGAGGAAGAAATCATTTGCCATCTCGCAAAGCTTGGCGAGGAGCATGCCTATGCCGTGCGTTCCAGCGCCACCGCCGAGGATCTGCCGCTGGCCTCCTTTGCGGGCCAGCAGGATACGTATTTGAACATCAAAGGAAAGGATGCCATCCTGCGGCATATCAGCAAGTGCTGGGCGTCGCTGTTTACGGACCGGGCGGTGATCTACCGCATGCAAAACGGCTTTGACCACCGCAAGGTCTACCTGTCTGTCGTTGTCCAGCGGATGGTTTTCCCGCAGGTATCAGGGATTATGTTTACCGCCGATCCCGTCACCTCCAACCGGAAGGTGCTGTCCATCGATGCCGGCTTCGGGCTGGGCGAGGCGCTGGTCTCCGGCCTGGTGAATCCTGATATCTACAAGTTACGGGAGGGTAGGATCGTCGATAAGAAGATATCCACCAAGAAACTGGCCGTCTACGCATTGGAAAAAGGCGGCACGGAGGAACGGGAGATCGAGCTCGTCCGGCAACATGAGCGGGCGCTGACCGACGAGCAGGTTTTGCGGCTTGAAGGCATGGGCCGCAAGATCGAGGCGTATTTTGGCTGCCCACAGGATATCGAATGGTGCCTTGCTGATGATGCATCAGTTGGGGACATTCATACGTTGGGGACATTCCTCCGCAGGAGGTGTGTCCACTTTCCGCTGAAGGAGGTGTGTCCCCTTTCATTTTTCATCGTGCAGAGCCGCCCCATCACTACCTTATTCCCAGTACCGGAAAACGATGGGCGAATGCGGGTCTACGTATCGCTAGGCCACCAGCAGATGATGACGGATGCCATTAAACCGTTGGGGATGTCCTTCTTCCAGTTGTTAGCTGGTGATTTTCCAATGCACAAAGCCGGTGGGAGGTTGTTTTGGGAGGTAACGCACGACCTGGCCTCACCCGTTGGCCGCAAGATCGTGCTCAGTACGATGGGCAAGAGCGACCCGCTGACAGTGAACGCGATCAATAGTTTAATGCAGCGGAAGGATTTTTTGGCATCATTACCGTGCGGAAAGAGATCCATCAGCATGCGGACCGAGGGAATGTCCTGGGCAATGCCCGTTGAGGCCTTAAGGATCTACCGTAAAAACGACGCAGCGGTCGTTCAAGATCTCATTGCCCGCAGCGAGGCGTCGATCAGAGACCTGCGGCAAAGGATCGCCAACATCTCCGGGGATGAACTGTTTGCCTTTATTGTCCAGGACCGTAAGCGGCTAAAAGAAATCATGTATGATCCACGCGGCTATGGAGCGATCGCCGTCGCGGTGTTAGTCTCGGGTTGGATCAATAACAAAATGGAAAAATGGCTGGGCGAAAAGAGTGTCGCCGACACGCTTACCCAATCGGTACCCAATAACGTCACCTCCGAAATGGGGCTGGCGCTGCTGGACGTAGCGGACGTCGTCCGGCAATACCCGGCGGTGATGGAGTATTTTCAGCATGCCTGTGATGAGACCTTCTTCGAGGACCTGGTGAAACTGGAAGGCGGCGATGCCGTCAGTCGTTCCATGCGGGCGTACCTTGAGAAATACGGTATGCGTTGTCCCGGCGAGATTGATATCACCAGGACGCGTTGGAACGAACAGCCGACCGCCCTCATTCCCGCGATCCTTAGCAACATCAAGAACTTTGCGCCCAATGCGAGCAGCGTTAAGTTTGAGCAGGGACGGCTGGAAGCAGAGGAGAAGGAACAGGAACTCTTGAGCCGCCTGGAGCAATTGCCCGGCGGCAAGCAAAAGGCCAAGAAGACAAAGAGGATGATCAGCGTTTTGCGCAACTTTATCGGCTACCGGGAATATCCCAAATATGGCTTCATCCAGCGTTTCTGGATCTACAAGCAGGCCCTGCTGAAGGAGGCCGCCAGGCTCGTGCAAAAGGGGGTCATCCGGGAGAAGGAGGACATTTACTACCTGTCCTTCGAGGAACTCCGTGAGGTTGTGCGCACAAATCGGCTGGATTACAGCATTATCACCAGGAGAAAAGAGGAGTACGAGGTCTATGAGAAGCTGACGCCGCCGCGGGTGATGACTTCCGAGGGCGAGGTCATCTCCGGTGAGTTCAACACCGGCAACATCCCCCGGGGCGCTTTGCCGGGCATACCCGTTTCAGCCGGCACCATCGAGGGTAGGGCGCGGGTCGTTTTAAAAATGGCGGACGCCGACATAGAGGAGGGCGATATCTTGGTTACCGCCTTCACTGACCCCAGCTGGACGCCGGTATTTGTGTCCGTTAAAGGGCTGGTGACGGAAGTTGGCGGGCTGATGACCCATGGCGCCGTCATTGCGCGGGAATACGGCCTTCCGGCAGTGGTAAGCGTGGAAAACGCCACCAAGCTGATCAGAGATGGACAGAGGATTCGGGTGAACGGAACGGAAGGGTATGTGGAAGTGCTGTGA